The sequence below is a genomic window from Sphingobacterium sp. ML3W.
TAATAAGTAATCAGCACTGCTCATACCGTCATAAAGGATTTCTCCACCATCGGGTTTGTAAAATTGAAGTATCAAAGACGCGATTGTAGATTTCCCAATACCACTTGGGCCTACAATGGCTATTTTTTGACCCGCTTTAGCATGAAAAGTAAGGTCTTTTAAAATTTTAATATCCGGTCTACTTGGATAGGAAAATGATACCTTATTAAAGGTCAGGTCACCATGGAAATGTTTTCGGATTTCTTTTGACGTTTCATCGATCAGGATATCCTCTTGGTCTTCCTGTAAGATTTCAAGTATACGTTCACTTGCTCCAAGTGCTTTCTGGATATTGGCATATAACTCAGGGAAACTGCCCATTGAGCCTGCGACAAACATGGAGTAAAGGATATAGGTGGTTAAACCACCAACGGTCATTTCTCCTAAAAATACGAGTGTCGAGCCATACCAGATAACAGCAATGACAGCTCCAAAAATACAGAAGATGATAAAAGAAGCGAATGCTCCTCTGTAGGTTGCTCCCTTAACTGCGAGGCTAACTACAGCATCGAGTCTATTGGTGTATCTTTTAGTTTCGTAATATTCGTTGACAAAGGCCTTGACGTTGCTGATGCCTTGTAGTGTTTCTTGGACGATGGTATTGGATTCTGCCAGCTTATCCTGTGCTTGGCGGGATAGATTACGGATAAATTTACCGAAGACTATCGCAGTAACAACTAATATCGGCAAAATACAGAGATTCATTAAGGCCAATTTTGGCGAAACATATACCAATAATGCAACACCGAATGCTAAACTGATACATTGTCTCAATATTTCAGCTAATGTGGTTGTCATGGTATCCTGTATCTGCGCCAAGTCTGCAGATAGTCTACTGTTTAATTCTCCAACACGACGATTTGCAAAGAATTCCATGGGAAGAGATATCAATTTTTGATAGGAATCTCGGCGAATACTAGCCAGAGCCCTCTCTGCTATTTCTACAAATAGTCGGATCCTAAAAAATGAGACAATCGACATGAAAGTTAGAATGGCAAAAGCAATAGCGCCAATTTCAAACACATTAGCAGGTAACCATTCGTATTTTTGGTTTCCCTCCGCCGCATCAATCATAGCACCCAAAAGTGCCGGAAACGTCAACATTGCTAAACTAGAAAGAATTAAAAAAAGCATGCCCAACAGAAACTTCGTTCTATATGGTTTTAGATAGGAAAGTATCTGAGACGCTTTTTTTAATAATTCCTTATTAAGTTTCGGTTTGGGTAGTTCTTCTTCTTGCTTATTTCCGCTGTTAAATCCTCTTGCCATAAATCATCAATTTAATATTGAGACTTGCAAAAGTAACGACTCTTGATTGATGACTTATCATCGTTTAGTAATTTTTTGGTTTTGGAATAATAAATAACCCAGAACAGCAATGACAGCGAGTGCTATGTATAGAAAGATATTTGTGTTATGATCGCTTCCTTCTATTTTTTTGAGCTCCTTTTTTAATTTTTCGTTCTCTTTTTGCAACTTATTGATTGTGCCAATATAAGCAGACACCTGTTTGTCATACTCTACTGCGAGATTTTGAAATTTCTGTTTTTCATCATCTTTGATATTAATCAGTCTACGCGTTTCAAGGAAAATGTTATTGTCTGTGATGACGATATTTTTTAATATATCAACGGTCTTCTGCATATCATCTTTCGATTTGAATAAGCCGAAGATGGCTGTCTTCTTTTCTAAGCTGAGGTCGTATTCGCTGAATTTTACTTTTCGGTCTTCGATGAGTTTGTTGACACGCAAGCGTTGCGCTTCATAGGAAGTCGAATCTGCGTTTTGTCCAAAGGCAGATAAACTTATTAAAAAAAGTATAAGTAATGAAAATCGTTGTAATAACTGCATGTTGTGTTATTTTTAAATCTTCGGTATGACAAACAAACTTACTGAAAGTTTAATCACCCGGATAGGGGTCAATTGTTGAATTCAATCCGAATGATGTGCGATTCGTCGTCAAATAGACCTAATAGTTGACTCGCATTTGCTTTGTTCATAGCAATTTCTAGAAAATTGCTGATACCGAAAAGACAAAGCTTTTCGCCTTCCGTCACCTCATTATAATTCCAAGAGAGGTTCGTAATTGTTTCACTTCTTTTAAAATACAGGGTAAAGCTTCTTCCTTTTTGAACACGATTGAATAGGTCCTTAGAAATGTTTGTGATCGCATTACCAAAGGCATCTACATACACGACATTTCCGCGAATGGTATCTTTGTCAAAAATAGGCTGTAAAGTCACCTTTTCTACCGTCTGTGCAATTGTGTTTCCAATTGCAGTCAGTTTACCACCTTTTGCGATATGACAGGCAGATTTTGTTAGAATATCTGCTAATGGGAAATGCAGGTAACGTAAGTCCTGTATCAAGTTGATTTCGACAAGCTCTTGAGGTTTCTCCCCATTGAGGAGCAAGCTGAAAATACCATTGTCGGCACCCACAAAAAAGTGATCATTGTACTTCATAGCTACATAACGTGAGTCCTCATGATACAAGGTATTGATTCCAATGATATGAACCGTTTTTTTTGGAAAATAATGATAGGCATTTGCCAGAACAAACGCAGCTCGTGGTATATTAAAGGCAGGTATTTCGTGTGTAATATCAACTATTCGCACATCAGGGAGTTCTGAAATCAAACTGCCCTTTAATGCTGCTTGATAGAAATCCTTATGTCCTAAATCTGTTGTTAATGTAATAACTCCCATTCTTGCTTATTCTCCCTTATGATATATCCCTAGAATTCTTTTTGTTAAGGCTTTAATTTGTAAACTCAATCCTCAAAATTAATGTAAAATTAACGCAAAAAGAAGAAAAGGTACACAAAAGTACGTAATGTGTTCTGATAAAAATAAATAGATTGATGTTATTCTATAGGATTGGTTTAATAAGCTTCTTTTTAATCTTGATACCCACCCAGATAAAATTTTAAAACGGTACTGTTTTTTTTATTTTTATTCTTAAATGTGCTGTCAATTTTAATTTTAATACTGTATTTTTGGATGTTGGTTAATGTGAGTCGTAATTTACCAATAGAGAAAGAATTCACCTTAAATTGAATGATTTGAACGAATTACAAATTACATTGGATGCAATCAATCTAGCGATTCTTTGGGGTACTCAAAATGAGCATTTTGACTACATAAAAAAGCAATATCCCAAGTTGAGAATTGTCGCTAGAGGAAATGAGATGAAGGTGCTTGGTGATGAACAGCAACTGGAGTCATTTAAAAATTCTTTTGATGATGTACTCGGCCATTTAGAAAAGTATAATAAACTTTCTTTGATGGATTTGGAAAATCTAATGCACACTCCCTCTGGATCAGCTGCTCAAGAAGAGAAGTTGCTTGCCGAAAAGGCTGCAATATTAGGAAGCGAGCCCATTGTGTATGGACCAAACGGTATTGTCGTTCGTGCGCGTACTCCCAATCAAAGAAAGATGGTGGATAGCATCAATAAGAATGATATCCTTTTTGCCATTGGCCCCGCAGGTACAGGTAAAACCTATACCGCAGTCGCTTTAGCCGTTCGTGCTTTGCGTAACAAAGAAATCAAACGTATTATATTAACGCGACCAGCAGTAGAAGCCGGCGAGAACCTAGGTTTTCTTCCAGGAGACTTGAAGGAAAAGGTGGATCCTTACCTTCGTCCGCTATACGATGCACTCGATGATATGATTCCACCAGAAAAATTAAAAGGGTATTTGGAGAATCGAACGATTGAGGTCGCTCCATTAGCTTTTATGCGTGGACGTACATTGGATAATTGTTTTGTGATTTTGGATGAAGCACAAAATGCAACCGATATGCAGTTGAAAATGTTTTTGACCCGTATGGGACCAACAGCAAAATTCATTGTGACAGGTGATGTAACTCAAATTGATTTACCCAGAAAGAATCAATCCGGATTGGCTACCGCAATTAGGCTATTGGATAATATTGAAGGAATCGATATTGTTCATCTGAATGGTGCAGATGTCGTACGTCATAAACTAGTGAAGCGCATCTTGGAAGCATACGGTGATATCTAATGCTTAAACCGGAATGTTTAAGAGTTAGTGATAAAATATAAATAGTGAGAGAACACCCATTCAAGATATGAACGCGATAAAAGAAACAAATTTTAATTTCGAAAATCAAACCTCTTTTTATAGAGGGAAAGTACGTGATGTGTACACCATTGCAAATGAATATTTAGCTATGGTCGCTTCCGATCGTATATCGGCATTTGATGTCGTATTGCCAAAGCCCATTCCTTATAAAGGGCAGATACTGAATCAAATTGCTGCTAAATTTTTAAAAGCTACAGCGGATATTCTGCCAAACTGGGTCGTGTCTGTTCCAGATCCGAGTGTGACTATAGGTATCATGTGCGAGCCTTTTAAGGTAGAGATGGTTATTCGTGGCTACTTGTCCGGACATGCATGGCGTGAATACAGCGCTGGTAGACGAACAGTATGCGGTGAATCATTGCCTGAAGGATTGAAAGAAAATGATAAATTACCTGTGCCGATCATTACTCCAACTACCAAAGCTGCTGTAGGACATGATGAAGATATTTCCAGAGCTGCTATTTTGGAAAGAGGAATCGTGAGTGAAGAAGATTATATCCAGTTGGAGAACTATACCAAAGCGCTTTTTCAACGCGGTACCGAGATCGCAGCAGAAAGAGGGTTGATATTGGCGGACACCAAATATGAATTTGGAAAAAAAGATGGGCAGATAATTTTGATTGACGAAATCCATAGCCCCGATTCTTCTCGTTATTTTTATGCAGAAGGTTATGCAGAACGTCAGGAAAATGGTGAAGCGCAAAAGCAGTTATCAAAAGAATTTGTGCGTAAATGGCTAATCGAAAATGGATTTCAAGGTAAAGATGGACAACAAGTTCCAGAAATGACCGATGAAATAATTAAATCAATTTCTGATCGATATATCGAACTTTATGAGCATATTGTAGGCGAGAAGTTCGTGTATCCAAACCAAGAGGACGTTTTGCAACGTGTAGAACGGAATGTTTCACAAGCTTTAAAAGAACTAAAATACTAAAGGAAAGGACCTGAATTATGAAATATACGATTGATAAGCATGACCGTTATATTGTGATAGAACCACTTTGCGATATTCTCGATGCTGAAAAAGCGATTAAATTGAAGGGGGAATTCTTATTGAGAAATACGGTGGGTCAACGTAATATCATATTAGACCTATCAAATGTTCGTAAAATAGATGAGAGCAGTATTCGATTGGCTTTATTGGCCAATCGTCTGTGTGATTCAAGCGGCGGGCTTTTTATTCTAGCAAATTTAGATTCGGAAGTGCTCGACCTCTTGGAGATGTCCCATATGCAAAGAAGCTTTACAATTGTCAATTCCGTCAAAGATGCGGAAGAACGTGTTTTTGCACACGAGATAGAAATGGATTATAGAGGAGAGAAAGAAAAATAATATGCGCTTTGAAGTTTTGATTTTAGGGAATAGCTCCGCAACGCCTATGTATGATAGGCATCCAACGAGTCAAGTAGTAAACTTCAATGAACAATTGTTTTTAATCGATTGTGGAGAAGGCACTCAGATGCAATTGACCCGTTATGGTATTAAAAGCAATAAAATCAATCATATTTTCATCAGTCATTTGCATGGAGATCATTATCTCGGATTAGTTGGATTGTTGTCCTCCATGCATTTAATCGGTCGTAAAAGTGATCTGCATCTGTATGGACCAAAGGGACTTGATGAAATACTGGCTGTTCAGTTTCGATATTCGGAGACTACACTTCGTTATAATCTTATTTTTCATGAAACCTCCGCGGAAACGCCAGAGGTAATCTTTGAAAATCGCACACTCAAGGTCAGTACGTTTCCATTGACTCACCGTATACCCTGTACCGGTTTTCGTTTTGATGAAGGGCAGCGTTCGCGCCACTTGCTGGTAGAAGAGATTGAAAAAGATGGTATCCCGGTAGCGTACTATCAACGATTGAAAAACGGGGTGGATTATGTGCGTGAAGATGGACATGTGTTTAAAGCAGATGATTACACCTTACCAGGACCCTTATCCCGTAGTTATGTCTACTGCTCAGATACCGTACGAACAGCAAATTATTTACCTTATATTCAGCATGCATCATTAATGTATCATGAATCTACCTTTCTCCATGAAATGGTAGACCGTGCTAAAGAAACGTTTCATACCACTGCTTTGGAAGCAGGAGAAATAGCAAAAGAAACACATGCAAGTAAGTTATTATTAGGCCATTATTCCGCACGATACAAAGATTTACAACCTTTATTGCTCGAAGCACAATCTGTTTTCCAGCAAACGATGCTATCGCAAGAAGGAAAATGGTTCTCAGTATAATGATATTCGTAAATTCCACTTATTTCTTCCATACAAAAAAACAAAATTACAGAAGAGAAAACGAGAACTTTGCTTAGATCCGCAATAATGATTGTGTATTTAAGCAAATTTATCTAAGTTTACGATTTTAAATTTAATAAATTAATGGACACTCCATTCAACTTAACGAAACTATTACGGGATAATATTAAAAATCTCGTACCTTATTCTTCTGCAAGAGATGAATTCAAGGGGGAAGCATCTATTTTAATCGATGCGAATGAAAACGCTTTTGGTTCACCATTAGCGCATAACTACAACCGTTATCCCGACCCTCTGCAGCATCAAGTGAAGCATAAGCTTGCGCAGATCAAAGGTGTTCCTGCAGAAAATATGTTCTTAGGTAATGGAAGCGATGAGGCCATTGATATCTTATTCCGCGCATTTTGTCGTCCTGGAATAGACAATGTAGTTTTGGTACCGCCCACTTATGGTATGTACGAGGTGTCGGCGAATATCAATGATGTGGCATTTCGTAAAGTTAATCTAACCCTTGATTATCAATTAGATCTTCCTGCAATTGAAGCAGCAGTGGACGAGCATACCAAATTGATTTTTATCTGTTCACCGAATAATCCGACAGGTAATACAATCAATCGCCATGATATTGAAGCTATCCTAAATAACTTTGATGGTTTGGTTGTGGTGGATGAAGCATATATCAATTTTTCGCAGTCAAAATCATTTACGCAGGAATTGGCGGAATACCAAAACTTGGTCGTATTACAAACATTATCCAAAGCATGGGGACTAGCAGCCTTACGTTTGGGGATGGCTTTTGCAAGTACTGAAATTATTGCTGTATTCAATAAAATAAAGCCACCATATAACATCAATCAAGCAACTCAGGATATTGTCCTGGAGGCTTTGGAGCAAGTCGAGCAAGTGAACACTT
It includes:
- a CDS encoding ABC transporter ATP-binding protein, with amino-acid sequence MARGFNSGNKQEEELPKPKLNKELLKKASQILSYLKPYRTKFLLGMLFLILSSLAMLTFPALLGAMIDAAEGNQKYEWLPANVFEIGAIAFAILTFMSIVSFFRIRLFVEIAERALASIRRDSYQKLISLPMEFFANRRVGELNSRLSADLAQIQDTMTTTLAEILRQCISLAFGVALLVYVSPKLALMNLCILPILVVTAIVFGKFIRNLSRQAQDKLAESNTIVQETLQGISNVKAFVNEYYETKRYTNRLDAVVSLAVKGATYRGAFASFIIFCIFGAVIAVIWYGSTLVFLGEMTVGGLTTYILYSMFVAGSMGSFPELYANIQKALGASERILEILQEDQEDILIDETSKEIRKHFHGDLTFNKVSFSYPSRPDIKILKDLTFHAKAGQKIAIVGPSGIGKSTIASLILQFYKPDGGEILYDGMSSADYLLSDIRNQVAIVPQDVLLFGGTIRENIAYGRLDAEADHIITAAKRAHAHDFIMNFPEGYDTLVGERGVKLSGGQRQRIAIARALLKDPAILILDEATSSLDSESERQVQLALEELMRGRTSIIIAHRLSTIVDSDQIMVIENGTVSESGNHIELMSKGSGLYHHLYSLQSKQQVQL
- a CDS encoding S-adenosyl-l-methionine hydroxide adenosyltransferase family protein, encoding MGVITLTTDLGHKDFYQAALKGSLISELPDVRIVDITHEIPAFNIPRAAFVLANAYHYFPKKTVHIIGINTLYHEDSRYVAMKYNDHFFVGADNGIFSLLLNGEKPQELVEINLIQDLRYLHFPLADILTKSACHIAKGGKLTAIGNTIAQTVEKVTLQPIFDKDTIRGNVVYVDAFGNAITNISKDLFNRVQKGRSFTLYFKRSETITNLSWNYNEVTEGEKLCLFGISNFLEIAMNKANASQLLGLFDDESHIIRIEFNN
- a CDS encoding PhoH family protein; the encoded protein is MNELQITLDAINLAILWGTQNEHFDYIKKQYPKLRIVARGNEMKVLGDEQQLESFKNSFDDVLGHLEKYNKLSLMDLENLMHTPSGSAAQEEKLLAEKAAILGSEPIVYGPNGIVVRARTPNQRKMVDSINKNDILFAIGPAGTGKTYTAVALAVRALRNKEIKRIILTRPAVEAGENLGFLPGDLKEKVDPYLRPLYDALDDMIPPEKLKGYLENRTIEVAPLAFMRGRTLDNCFVILDEAQNATDMQLKMFLTRMGPTAKFIVTGDVTQIDLPRKNQSGLATAIRLLDNIEGIDIVHLNGADVVRHKLVKRILEAYGDI
- a CDS encoding phosphoribosylaminoimidazolesuccinocarboxamide synthase, giving the protein MNAIKETNFNFENQTSFYRGKVRDVYTIANEYLAMVASDRISAFDVVLPKPIPYKGQILNQIAAKFLKATADILPNWVVSVPDPSVTIGIMCEPFKVEMVIRGYLSGHAWREYSAGRRTVCGESLPEGLKENDKLPVPIITPTTKAAVGHDEDISRAAILERGIVSEEDYIQLENYTKALFQRGTEIAAERGLILADTKYEFGKKDGQIILIDEIHSPDSSRYFYAEGYAERQENGEAQKQLSKEFVRKWLIENGFQGKDGQQVPEMTDEIIKSISDRYIELYEHIVGEKFVYPNQEDVLQRVERNVSQALKELKY
- a CDS encoding STAS domain-containing protein, with product MKYTIDKHDRYIVIEPLCDILDAEKAIKLKGEFLLRNTVGQRNIILDLSNVRKIDESSIRLALLANRLCDSSGGLFILANLDSEVLDLLEMSHMQRSFTIVNSVKDAEERVFAHEIEMDYRGEKEK
- a CDS encoding ribonuclease Z; translation: MRFEVLILGNSSATPMYDRHPTSQVVNFNEQLFLIDCGEGTQMQLTRYGIKSNKINHIFISHLHGDHYLGLVGLLSSMHLIGRKSDLHLYGPKGLDEILAVQFRYSETTLRYNLIFHETSAETPEVIFENRTLKVSTFPLTHRIPCTGFRFDEGQRSRHLLVEEIEKDGIPVAYYQRLKNGVDYVREDGHVFKADDYTLPGPLSRSYVYCSDTVRTANYLPYIQHASLMYHESTFLHEMVDRAKETFHTTALEAGEIAKETHASKLLLGHYSARYKDLQPLLLEAQSVFQQTMLSQEGKWFSV
- the hisC gene encoding histidinol-phosphate transaminase, which encodes MDTPFNLTKLLRDNIKNLVPYSSARDEFKGEASILIDANENAFGSPLAHNYNRYPDPLQHQVKHKLAQIKGVPAENMFLGNGSDEAIDILFRAFCRPGIDNVVLVPPTYGMYEVSANINDVAFRKVNLTLDYQLDLPAIEAAVDEHTKLIFICSPNNPTGNTINRHDIEAILNNFDGLVVVDEAYINFSQSKSFTQELAEYQNLVVLQTLSKAWGLAALRLGMAFASTEIIAVFNKIKPPYNINQATQDIVLEALEQVEQVNTWIKQTVEEREKLVQELQKLEMVQHITPSDANFILVKLDDPKGVYAHLVAHGIIVRDRSKVELCEGCLRITIGTPAENRILLEKLTTINI